In Solea senegalensis isolate Sse05_10M linkage group LG18, IFAPA_SoseM_1, whole genome shotgun sequence, a single window of DNA contains:
- the LOC122759507 gene encoding prolyl 4-hydroxylase subunit alpha-1-like isoform X1, with the protein MASWCWSSLVLCLLLTSSSAHDDFFTSISKMTDLLFTEKDLLTSLKNYIQAEEKKLEQIKTWADKLEVLSAAATQDPEGFLGHPVNAFKLIKRLNTEWAEQESLVLSDMSDVFVSNLTVHRQNFPDSDDETGAAKALMRLQDTYQLDTDAIATGHLPGSSSNRGSLTVSDCFDIGRVAYSEDDYYHMQLWMIQALKQLDQGETSSSVDAITVLDYLSYSLYQQGELERALQLTKRLLELDPTDERATKNQKYYEHQLSNQKGAEEGAESARRPKVATHNVPDDFLPVMWSYEELCRGEGVSMTPRRQIRLFCRYYDNNRHPRYVIGPVKQEVEWDRPLIVRYHDIVSDKDMETVKELAKPRLQRAGVHEAKSVDYRISKNAWLREHEHPVVDKINQRIEDITGLDMSTAEHLQVANYGVGGQYEPHYDFGPEDKSEEFGRRIATWLLYMSDVQAGGATVFTDVRVAVKPIKGTAVFWYNLYASGEGDDRTRHAACPVLVGSKWVSNKWIHERGQEFRRRCGLRKTD; encoded by the exons ATGGCGTCCTGGTGTTGGTCGTCTCTggtcctctgtctcctcctcacgTCGTCCTCGGCTCATGACGACTTCTTCACCTCCATCA GTAAGATGACTGACCTGCTGTTCACAGAGAAGGACCTGCTCACGTCTCTGAAGAACTACATCCAAGCTGAGGAGAAGAAACTGGAGCAAATCAAAAC atgggCTGATAAACTAGAAGTCCTCTCAGCTGCTGCCACTCAGGACCCTGAAGGTTTCCTCGGTCATCCAGTGAACGCCTTCAAACTGATCAAGAGGCTCAACACTGAGTGGGCGGAGCAAGAGAGTCTGGTGCTGAGTGACATGTCtgatg tcttCGTTTCTAACCTCACTGTCCACAGACAGAACTTCCCTGACTCTGACGATGAGACCGGAGCAGCCAAAGCTCTGATGAGACTGCAGGACACGTACCAGCTGGACACGGACGCCATCGCCACTGGACACCTGCCAG GCTCCTCCTCTAACCGCGGCTCTCTGACGGTCAGCGACTGCTTCGACATTGGGAGGGTGGCGTACTCTGAAGACGACTACTATCACATGCAGCTGTGGATGATTCAGGCCCTGAAGCAGTTGGACCAGGGAGAGACGTCCAGCAGCGTGGACGCCATCACCGTCCTGGACTATCTGAGTTACTCACTGTaccagcagggggagctggaGAGAGCGCTGCAGCTCACCAAGAGGCTGCTGGAGCTCG ATCCGACGGACGAGCGAGCTACCAAAAATCAAAAGTACTACGAGCATCAGTTGTCCAATCAGAAGGGAGCGGAGGAAGGGGCGGAGTCTGCAAGGAGACCAAAGGTGGCGACACACAATGTCCCCGATGACTTCCTGCCAGTGATGTGGAGCTACGAGGAGCTGTGTCGAGGCGAAGGCGTGTCGATG ACGCCACGCAGGCAGATCCGCCTCTTCTGCCGTTACTACGACAACAATCGCCATCCAAGGTACGTAATTGGTCCAGTGAAGCAGGAGGTCGAGTGGGACCGCCCCCTCATTGTCCGCTACCATGACATTGTGTCGGACAAAGACATGGAGACGGTCAAAGAGCTCGCCAAGCCCCGG CTACAACGAGCAGGCGTCCATGAGGCAAAAAGTGTTGACTACCGCATCAGTAAGAA CGCGTGGCTCAGAGAACACGAACATCCAGTCGTCGATAAGATCAACCAGAGGATCGAGGACATCACGGGTCTGGACATGTCCACAGCCGAACACCTGCAG gtggcTAACTACGGTGTTGGTGGACAGTACGAGCCTCACTATGACTTTGGACCG GAAGACAAATCAGAGGAGTTCGGAAGGAGAATCGCCACCTGGCTGCTTTAC ATGAGTGACGTACAGGCAGGGGGCGCCACAGTCTTCACTGATGTCAGAGTTGCTGTGAAGCCCATAAAG GGGACGGCCGTGTTCTGGTACAACCTTTATGCCAGCGGAGAAGGAGACGATCGGACGAGACACGCCGCCTGTCCGGTTCTGGTCGGGAGCAAATGGG tgtcCAATAAATGGATCCATGAGCGAGGACAAGAATTCAGGAGACGCTGTGGTCTCCGCAAAACAGACTAG
- the LOC122759507 gene encoding prolyl 4-hydroxylase subunit alpha-1-like isoform X2, whose amino-acid sequence MASWCWSSLVLCLLLTSSSAHDDFFTSISKMTDLLFTEKDLLTSLKNYIQAEEKKLEQIKTWADKLEVLSAAATQDPEGFLGHPVNAFKLIKRLNTEWAEQESLVLSDMSDVFVSNLTVHRQNFPDSDDETGAAKALMRLQDTYQLDTDAIATGHLPGSSSNRGSLTVSDCFDIGRVAYSEDDYYHMQLWMIQALKQLDQGETSSSVDAITVLDYLSYSLYQQGELERALQLTKRLLELDPTDERATKNQKYYEHQLSNQKGAEEGAESARRPKVATHNVPDDFLPVMWSYEELCRGEGVSMLQRAGVHEAKSVDYRISKNAWLREHEHPVVDKINQRIEDITGLDMSTAEHLQVANYGVGGQYEPHYDFGPEDKSEEFGRRIATWLLYMSDVQAGGATVFTDVRVAVKPIKGTAVFWYNLYASGEGDDRTRHAACPVLVGSKWVSNKWIHERGQEFRRRCGLRKTD is encoded by the exons ATGGCGTCCTGGTGTTGGTCGTCTCTggtcctctgtctcctcctcacgTCGTCCTCGGCTCATGACGACTTCTTCACCTCCATCA GTAAGATGACTGACCTGCTGTTCACAGAGAAGGACCTGCTCACGTCTCTGAAGAACTACATCCAAGCTGAGGAGAAGAAACTGGAGCAAATCAAAAC atgggCTGATAAACTAGAAGTCCTCTCAGCTGCTGCCACTCAGGACCCTGAAGGTTTCCTCGGTCATCCAGTGAACGCCTTCAAACTGATCAAGAGGCTCAACACTGAGTGGGCGGAGCAAGAGAGTCTGGTGCTGAGTGACATGTCtgatg tcttCGTTTCTAACCTCACTGTCCACAGACAGAACTTCCCTGACTCTGACGATGAGACCGGAGCAGCCAAAGCTCTGATGAGACTGCAGGACACGTACCAGCTGGACACGGACGCCATCGCCACTGGACACCTGCCAG GCTCCTCCTCTAACCGCGGCTCTCTGACGGTCAGCGACTGCTTCGACATTGGGAGGGTGGCGTACTCTGAAGACGACTACTATCACATGCAGCTGTGGATGATTCAGGCCCTGAAGCAGTTGGACCAGGGAGAGACGTCCAGCAGCGTGGACGCCATCACCGTCCTGGACTATCTGAGTTACTCACTGTaccagcagggggagctggaGAGAGCGCTGCAGCTCACCAAGAGGCTGCTGGAGCTCG ATCCGACGGACGAGCGAGCTACCAAAAATCAAAAGTACTACGAGCATCAGTTGTCCAATCAGAAGGGAGCGGAGGAAGGGGCGGAGTCTGCAAGGAGACCAAAGGTGGCGACACACAATGTCCCCGATGACTTCCTGCCAGTGATGTGGAGCTACGAGGAGCTGTGTCGAGGCGAAGGCGTGTCGATG CTACAACGAGCAGGCGTCCATGAGGCAAAAAGTGTTGACTACCGCATCAGTAAGAA CGCGTGGCTCAGAGAACACGAACATCCAGTCGTCGATAAGATCAACCAGAGGATCGAGGACATCACGGGTCTGGACATGTCCACAGCCGAACACCTGCAG gtggcTAACTACGGTGTTGGTGGACAGTACGAGCCTCACTATGACTTTGGACCG GAAGACAAATCAGAGGAGTTCGGAAGGAGAATCGCCACCTGGCTGCTTTAC ATGAGTGACGTACAGGCAGGGGGCGCCACAGTCTTCACTGATGTCAGAGTTGCTGTGAAGCCCATAAAG GGGACGGCCGTGTTCTGGTACAACCTTTATGCCAGCGGAGAAGGAGACGATCGGACGAGACACGCCGCCTGTCCGGTTCTGGTCGGGAGCAAATGGG tgtcCAATAAATGGATCCATGAGCGAGGACAAGAATTCAGGAGACGCTGTGGTCTCCGCAAAACAGACTAG
- the LOC122759506 gene encoding prolyl 4-hydroxylase subunit alpha-1-like isoform X1, with amino-acid sequence MAFWCWSSLVLCLLLTSSSAHGDIFTSISHMTDLLFTEKDLLTSLKNYIQAEEKKLEQIKTWADKLDVLSAAATQDPEGFLGHPVNAFKLIKRLNTEWAELESLVLSDMSDVFVSNLTVHRQNFPDSDDETGAAKALMRLQDTYQLDTDAIATGQLPGSSSNRGSLTVSDCFDIGRSAYSEKDYYHTQLWMIQALKQLDQGETSSSVDAITVLDYLSYSLYQQGELERALQLTKRLLELDPTHQRATRNLRYYEHQLSNQKGAVGGAESARRQKGDTQDVPDDFLPVRRSYEELCRGEGVSMTPRRQSRLFCRYHNNNRHPRYVIGPVKQEVEWDRPLIVRYHDIVSDKDMETVKELAKPRLKRATVHEAQTGQLITAPYRVSKSAWLREHEHPVIDNINQRIEDITGLDMSTAEDLQVANYGVGGQYEPHYDFGRKDEPDAFEDLDTGNRIATWLLYMSDVQAGGATVFTDVRASVKPIKGTAVFWYNLYASGEGDDRTRHAACPVLVGSKWVSNKWIHERGQEFRRRCGLRKTD; translated from the exons ATGGCGTTCTGGTGTTGGTCGTCTCTggtcctctgtctcctcctcacgTCGTCCTCGGCTCATGGCGACATCTTCACCTCCATCA gtcacatgactgatctGCTGTTCACAGAGAAGGACCTGCTCACATCTCTGAAGAACTACATCcaagcagaggagaagaaactgGAGCAAATCAAAAC atgggCTGATAAACTGGACGTCCTCTCAGCTGCTGCCACTCAGGACCCTGAAGGTTTCCTCGGTCATCCAGTGAACGCCTTCAAACTGATCAAGAGGCTCAACACTGAGTGGGCGGAGCTAGAGAGTCTGGTGCTGAGTGACATGTCTGatg tcttCGTCTCTAACCTCACTGTCCACAGACAGAACTTCCCTGACTCTGACGATGAGACCGGAGCAGCCAAAGCTCTGATGAGACTGCAGGACACGTACCAGCTGGACACGGACGCCATCGCCACTGGACAGCTGCCAG GCTCCTCCTCTAACCGCGGCTCTCTGACGGTCAGCGACTGCTTCGACATCGGGAGGTCGGCGTACTCAGAGAAAGACTACTATCACACGCAGCTGTGGATGATTCAGGCTCTGAAGCAGTTGGACCAGGGAGAGACGTCCAGCAGCGTGGACGCCATCACCGTCCTGGACTATCTGAGTTACTCACTGTaccagcagggggagctggaGAGAGCGCTGCAGCTCACCAAGAGGCTGCTGGAGCTCG ATCCGACGCACCAGCGAGCTACCAGAAACCTCAGGTACTACGAGCATCAGCTGTCCAATCAGAAGGGAGCAGTAGGAGGGGCGGAGTCTGCACGGAGACAGAAAGGGGATACGCAGGATGTCCCCGATGACTTCCTGCCTGTGAGGCGGAGCTACGAGGAGCTGTGTCGAGGCGAAGGCGTGTCGATG ACGCCGCGCAGGCAGAGCCGCCTCTTCTGCCGTTACCACAACAACAACCGCCACCCAAGGTACGTGATTGGTCCAGTGAAGCAGGAGGTCGAGTGGGACCGCCCCCTCATTGTCCGCTATCATGACATCGTGTCAGACAAAGACATGGAGACGGTCAAAGAGCTCGCCAAGCCTCGG CTCAAGCGTGCGACGGTTCACGAGGCTCAGACGGGTCAGCTGATCACAGCTCCTTACAGAGTGTCGAAGAG CGCGTGGCTCAGAGAACACGAACATCCAGTCATCGATAACATCAACCAGAGGATCGAGGACATCACGGGTCTGGACATGTCCACAGCTGAAGACCTGCAG gtggctAACTACGGTGTAGGTGGACAGTACGAGCCTCACTATGACTTTGGACgg AAGGACGAGCCTGATGCCTTCGAGGACCTGgacacaggaaacagaatcGCAACGTGGCTGCTTTAC ATGAGTGACGTACAGGCAGGGGGCGCCACAGTCTTCACTGATGTCAGAGCTTCTGTGAAGCCCATAAAG GGGACGGCCGTGTTCTGGTACAACCTTTATGCCAGCGGAGAAGGAGACGATCGGACGAGACACGCCGCCTGTCCGGTTCTGGTCGGGAGCAAATGGG tgtcCAATAAATGGATCCATGAGCGAGGACAAGAATTCAGGAGACGCTGCGGTCTCCGCAAAACAGACTAG
- the LOC122759506 gene encoding prolyl 4-hydroxylase subunit alpha-1-like isoform X2, giving the protein MAFWCWSSLVLCLLLTSSSAHGDIFTSIKKDLLTSLKNYIQAEEKKLEQIKTWADKLDVLSAAATQDPEGFLGHPVNAFKLIKRLNTEWAELESLVLSDMSDVFVSNLTVHRQNFPDSDDETGAAKALMRLQDTYQLDTDAIATGQLPGSSSNRGSLTVSDCFDIGRSAYSEKDYYHTQLWMIQALKQLDQGETSSSVDAITVLDYLSYSLYQQGELERALQLTKRLLELDPTHQRATRNLRYYEHQLSNQKGAVGGAESARRQKGDTQDVPDDFLPVRRSYEELCRGEGVSMTPRRQSRLFCRYHNNNRHPRYVIGPVKQEVEWDRPLIVRYHDIVSDKDMETVKELAKPRLKRATVHEAQTGQLITAPYRVSKSAWLREHEHPVIDNINQRIEDITGLDMSTAEDLQVANYGVGGQYEPHYDFGRKDEPDAFEDLDTGNRIATWLLYMSDVQAGGATVFTDVRASVKPIKGTAVFWYNLYASGEGDDRTRHAACPVLVGSKWVSNKWIHERGQEFRRRCGLRKTD; this is encoded by the exons ATGGCGTTCTGGTGTTGGTCGTCTCTggtcctctgtctcctcctcacgTCGTCCTCGGCTCATGGCGACATCTTCACCTCCATCA AGAAGGACCTGCTCACATCTCTGAAGAACTACATCcaagcagaggagaagaaactgGAGCAAATCAAAAC atgggCTGATAAACTGGACGTCCTCTCAGCTGCTGCCACTCAGGACCCTGAAGGTTTCCTCGGTCATCCAGTGAACGCCTTCAAACTGATCAAGAGGCTCAACACTGAGTGGGCGGAGCTAGAGAGTCTGGTGCTGAGTGACATGTCTGatg tcttCGTCTCTAACCTCACTGTCCACAGACAGAACTTCCCTGACTCTGACGATGAGACCGGAGCAGCCAAAGCTCTGATGAGACTGCAGGACACGTACCAGCTGGACACGGACGCCATCGCCACTGGACAGCTGCCAG GCTCCTCCTCTAACCGCGGCTCTCTGACGGTCAGCGACTGCTTCGACATCGGGAGGTCGGCGTACTCAGAGAAAGACTACTATCACACGCAGCTGTGGATGATTCAGGCTCTGAAGCAGTTGGACCAGGGAGAGACGTCCAGCAGCGTGGACGCCATCACCGTCCTGGACTATCTGAGTTACTCACTGTaccagcagggggagctggaGAGAGCGCTGCAGCTCACCAAGAGGCTGCTGGAGCTCG ATCCGACGCACCAGCGAGCTACCAGAAACCTCAGGTACTACGAGCATCAGCTGTCCAATCAGAAGGGAGCAGTAGGAGGGGCGGAGTCTGCACGGAGACAGAAAGGGGATACGCAGGATGTCCCCGATGACTTCCTGCCTGTGAGGCGGAGCTACGAGGAGCTGTGTCGAGGCGAAGGCGTGTCGATG ACGCCGCGCAGGCAGAGCCGCCTCTTCTGCCGTTACCACAACAACAACCGCCACCCAAGGTACGTGATTGGTCCAGTGAAGCAGGAGGTCGAGTGGGACCGCCCCCTCATTGTCCGCTATCATGACATCGTGTCAGACAAAGACATGGAGACGGTCAAAGAGCTCGCCAAGCCTCGG CTCAAGCGTGCGACGGTTCACGAGGCTCAGACGGGTCAGCTGATCACAGCTCCTTACAGAGTGTCGAAGAG CGCGTGGCTCAGAGAACACGAACATCCAGTCATCGATAACATCAACCAGAGGATCGAGGACATCACGGGTCTGGACATGTCCACAGCTGAAGACCTGCAG gtggctAACTACGGTGTAGGTGGACAGTACGAGCCTCACTATGACTTTGGACgg AAGGACGAGCCTGATGCCTTCGAGGACCTGgacacaggaaacagaatcGCAACGTGGCTGCTTTAC ATGAGTGACGTACAGGCAGGGGGCGCCACAGTCTTCACTGATGTCAGAGCTTCTGTGAAGCCCATAAAG GGGACGGCCGTGTTCTGGTACAACCTTTATGCCAGCGGAGAAGGAGACGATCGGACGAGACACGCCGCCTGTCCGGTTCTGGTCGGGAGCAAATGGG tgtcCAATAAATGGATCCATGAGCGAGGACAAGAATTCAGGAGACGCTGCGGTCTCCGCAAAACAGACTAG